A window from Manis javanica isolate MJ-LG chromosome 10, MJ_LKY, whole genome shotgun sequence encodes these proteins:
- the LOC108392819 gene encoding keratin, type II microfibrillar, component 7C-like, translated as MQTLRHSKEQLNRLNQAIQWVTVEVDRAMSQEEDVSGSTKGKLAWLEATLQQVKQDMARQLSEYQKLMIIKLGLDFEITTYCKLLEVKESRRVAGLVWDLEQGEAVGRICVSDLEEGVCC; from the exons ATGCAGACCCTGAGGCACAGCAAGGAGCAGCTGAACAGGCTCAACCAGGCCATCCAGTGGGTGACTGTGGAGGTGGACAGAGCCATGAGTCAg GAGGAGGATGTCTCAGGCAGCACCAAGGGCAAGCTGGCTTGGCTGGAGGCCACCCTGCAGCAGGTTAAGCAGGACATGGCGCGGCAGCTAAGTGAGTACCAGAAGCTCATGATCATCAAGCTGGGCCTGGACTTTGAGATCACCACCTACTGCAAGCTGCTGGAGGTCAAAGAGAGCAG GCGGGTTGCAGGCCTGGTCTGGGAtttggagcagggagaggca GTGGGGAGAATCTGCGTGTCTGACTTGGAGGAAGGGGTCTGCTGCTAG
- the LOC108392824 gene encoding keratin, type II cuticular Hb6-like: protein MKMVRCAQGLVRIKKSGHGKHQYNAWYTLLKHHLQVHAKIQLWRGLQLRLGLRAQARPLLHHGRPLPRRLLLPRHHWDLWQLQRLRGLPLRLLWPQLRIPRRRRVRAQPSMHHLRVGQREPAHAPQPGDRPQYAVREAGGEGADQVPQQQVRFLEQQNKLLETKWQFYQNRQCCESNLEPLFQGYIETLRREAECAEADSGRLASELNHVREVLEGYKKKYEEEATLRTTAENELVRMKQEINCAYVHKGDLEANVHSLVEEINFLKTMYEEEIRVLHAHISDTSVIVKMDNSRDLNMDSIVAEIKANYDDIASRSRAEAESWYRSKCEEIKATVIRHGETLRCTKEEINELNRVIQRLTAEVENAKCQNSKLEAAVTQAEQQGEATLSDARCKLMGLEAALQKAKQDMACLLKEYQEVMSSKLGLDIEIATYRCLLEGEEHRLCEGISTVNICVSSSQGGVVCGDLSATRTCGIRFCGTRACGSSCKKG from the exons ATGAAGATGGTAAGATGTGCCCAGGGATTGGTGAGGATAAAGAAAAGTGGGCATGGAAAGCATCAGTacaatgcctggtacaca CTCCTGAAGCACCATCTGCAAGTCCACGCAAAGATACAGCTCTGGCGGGGCCTTCAGCTGCGCCTCGGCCTGCGGGCCCAGGCCCGCCCGCTGCTGCATCACGGCCGCCCCCTACCGCGGCGTCTCCTGCTACCGCGGCATCACTGGGACCTTTGGCAGCTGCAACGTCTGCGGGGCCTTCCGCTCCGGCTCCTGTGGCCGCAGCTTCGGATACCGCGCCGGCGGCGTGTGCGGGCCCAGCCCTCCATGCATCACCTCCGTGTCGGTCAACGAGAGCCTGCTCACGCCCCTCAACCTGGAGATCGACCCCAATACGCAGTGCGTGAAGCAGGAGGAGAAGGAGCAGATCAAGTGCCTCAACAGCAG GTGCGCTTCCTGGAGCAGCAGAACAAGCTGCTGGAGACCAAGTGGCAGTTCTACCAGAACCGCCAGTGCTGTGAGAGCAACCTGGAGCCGCTGTTCCAGGGCTACATCGAGACGCTGAGGCGGGAGGCTGAGTGTGCAGAGGCTGACAGCGGGAGGCTGGCCTCTGAGCTCAACCATGTGCGGGAGGTGCTGGAGGGCTACAAGAAGAA GTATGAAGAAGAGGCCACTCTGAGGACCACAGCAGAGAATGAGCTTGTCAGAATGAAGCAG GAGATTAACTGTGCCTATGTGCACAAAGGAGACCTGGAGGCCAATGTCCACAGCCTGGTGGAGGAGATCAACTTCCTGAAGACCATGTATGAGGAG GAGATAAGAGTCCTCCATGCCCACATCTCAGACACCTCAGTTATCGTCAAGATGGACAACAGCAGGGACCTGAACATGGACAGCATTGTGGCTGAGATCAAGGCAAACTATGATGACATTGCCAGCCGCAGCCGGGCTGAGGCTGAGTCCTGGTACCGCAGCAAG TGCGAGGAGATCAAGGCCACAGTGATCCGGCACGGGGAGACCCTACGCTGCACCAAGGAGGAGATCAATGAGCTGAACCGCGTGATCCAGAGGCTGACCGCCGAGGTCGAGAATGCCAAGTGCCAG AACTCCAAGCTGGAGGCTGCAGTGACCCAGGCCGAGCAGCAGGGTGAGGCCACCCTCAGCGATGCCCGCTGCAAGCTGATGGGACTGGAGGCCGCCCTGCAGAAGGCCAAGCAGGACATGGCCTGCCTGCTCAAGGAGTACCAGGAGGTGATGAGCTCCAAGCTGGGCCTGGACATTGAGATCGCCACCTACAGGTGCCTGCTGGAGGGCGAGGAGCACAG GCTGTGTGAAGGCATCAGTACTGTGAATATCT GTGTGAGTAGCTCCCAGGGCGGAGTTGTATGTGGGGATCTTTCAGCCACCCGCACCTGCGGCATCAGATTCTGTGGCACAAGAGCCTGTGGCAGCAGCTGTAAGAAGGGTTAA
- the LOC108389287 gene encoding keratin, type II microfibrillar, component 7C-like, whose product MSCLSARLGAPCGVRTFSCASACGPRPARCCITAAPYRGVSCYRGITGGFGSLSVCGGFRAGSCGRSFGYRAGGVCGPNPPCITSVSVNESLLAPLNLEIDPNAQCVKQEEKEQIKCLNSRFAAFIDKVRFLEQQNKLLETKWQFYQNRQCCESNLEPLFNGYIETLRREAECAEADSGRLASELNHVQEVLEGYKKKYEEEVALRATAENEFVALKKDVDCAYLRKSDLEANAEALIQEIDFLRRLYEEEIRILQSHISDTSVIVKMDNSRDLNMDCIVAEIKAQYDDIASRSRAEAESWYRTKCEEIKATVIRHGETLRRTKEEINELNRMIQRLTAEVENAKCQNSKLEAAVAQAEQQGEAALNDARCKLAELEAALQKAKQDMACLLKEYQEVMNSKLGLDIEIATYRRLLEGEEQRLCEGIGAVNVCVSSSRGGVVCGDLTVSGSRPVTGSVCSAPCSGNLAVSTGICAPCGPRCGPGPSVRFA is encoded by the exons ATGTCCTGCCTCTCCGCCCGCCTCGGTGCCCCCTGCGGGGTCCGCACCTTCAGCTGTGCCTCGGCCTGCGGGCCCAGGCCCGCCCGCTGCTGCATCACGGCCGCCCCCTACCGCGGCGTCTCCTGCTACCGCGGCATCACCGGGGGCTTTGGCAGCCTAAGCGTCTGCGGGGGCTTCCGCGCCGGCTCCTGCGGCCGCAGCTTTGGATACCGCGCCGGTGGCGTGTGCGGGCCCAACCCACCTTGCATCACTTCCGTGTCGGTCAACGAGAGCCTGCTCGCGCCCCTCAACCTGGAGATCGACCCCAATGCGCAGTGCGTGAAGCAGGAGGAGAAGGAGCAGATCAAGTGCCTCAACAGCAGGTTCGCTGCCTTCATCGACAAG GTGCGCTTCCTGGAGCAGCAGAACAAGCTGCTGGAGACCAAGTGGCAGTTCTACCAGAACCGCCAGTGCTGTGAGAGCAACCTGGAGCCGCTGTTCAATGGCTACATCGAGACCCTGAGGCGGGAGGCCGAGTGTGCGGAGGCCGACAGCGGGAGGCTGGCCTCTGAGCTCAACCATGTGCAGGAGGTGCTGGAGGGCTACAAGAAGAA GTATGAAGAGGAGGTGGCACTAAGGGCCACCGCTGAGAATGAATTTGTGGCCCTGAAGAAG GATGTGGACTGTGCCTACCTGCGCAAGTCGGACCTGGAGGCCAACGCAGAGGCCCTGATCCAGGAGATCGACTTCCTGCGGCGGCTGTATGAGGAG GAGATCCGCATCCTCCAGTCCCACATCTCAGACACCTCAGTCATCGTCAAGATGGACAACAGCCGGGACCTGAACATGGACTGCATTGTGGCTGAGATCAAGGCTCAGTACGACGACATTGCCAGCCGCAGCCGGGCCGAGGCCGAGTCCTGGTACCGCACCAAG TGCGAAGAGATCAAGGCCACAGTGATCCGACACGGGGAGACCCTGCGCCGCACCAAGGAGGAGATCAATGAGCTGAACCGCATGATCCAGAGGCTGACCGCTGAGGTTGAGAATGCCAAGTGCCAG AACTCCAAGCTGGAGGCTGCAGTGGCCCAGGCTGAGCAGCAGGGTGAGGCCGCCCTTAACGACGCCCGCTGCAAGCTGGCTGAGCTGGAGGCCGCCCTGCAGAAGGCCAAGCAGGACATGGCCTGCCTGCTCAAGGAGTACCAGGAGGTGATGAACTCCAAGCTGGGCCTGGACATCGAGATCGCCACCTACAGGCGCCTGCTGGAGGGCGAGGAACAGAG GTTGTGTGAGGGCATTGGAGCTGTTAATGTCT GTGTCAGCAGCTCCCGGGGCGGGGTTGTCTGCGGGGACCTGACCGTGTCCGGTTCCCGGCCGGTGACGGGCAGCGTCTGCAGCGCCCCCTGCAGCGGGAACCTGGCGGTGAGCACCGGAATCTGCGCGCCCTGCGGACCGAGGTGTGGCCCCGGCCCCTCGGTGCGGTTTGCGTAG